The Sporomusa termitida genome has a window encoding:
- the rimM gene encoding ribosome maturation factor RimM (Essential for efficient processing of 16S rRNA), with product MPETDLITIGKIVAPHGVRGDVRIFPLTDFPDRFHALKTVYVENVGQMQLESARPHKKFILLKFAGINTMNEAGNLSGKLLKIGREDLVQLPAGQYYIFDIIGLNVFNEEGELLGIITDVLQPGSNDVYVIETQDKQELLVPAIKEVVKQIDIAGKKMLVKLQEEMD from the coding sequence ATGCCTGAAACTGATCTGATAACCATCGGTAAGATTGTTGCCCCGCACGGTGTGCGGGGTGATGTTCGTATATTCCCGCTTACTGATTTCCCTGACCGTTTCCATGCGCTGAAGACAGTATATGTCGAAAATGTGGGGCAAATGCAACTGGAGTCGGCCCGGCCGCATAAAAAGTTTATTTTACTTAAGTTTGCCGGTATCAACACGATGAATGAGGCCGGGAATTTAAGCGGTAAGCTGTTAAAAATCGGGCGGGAGGATCTGGTTCAACTGCCGGCAGGCCAGTATTATATTTTTGATATTATTGGTCTCAATGTGTTCAATGAAGAAGGCGAACTACTGGGGATCATAACCGATGTCCTGCAGCCTGGCAGCAATGACGTCTATGTCATTGAGACACAAGACAAGCAGGAGCTGCTGGTGCCTGCAATTAAAGAGGTAGTCAAACAGATTGATATTGCCGGTAAAAAAATGCTGGTAAAACTTCAGGAAGAAATGGATTAA
- the trmD gene encoding tRNA (guanosine(37)-N1)-methyltransferase TrmD, translated as MRIDFISLFPEMFTGPLGHSILKRAQAGGLISVQVTNPRDFTYDKHRIVDDYPFGGGSGMVMKPEPIFRAVESVVNANNTLNKRVILMCPGGQVFDQAKARELAGYEQLVFVCGHYEGIDARIRRHVVDEAISIGDYVLTGGELPAMVIADAVARMIPGVLGANDGAQHDSFYNGLLEYPQYTRPREFNGWAVPDILLSGDHAKIETWRRKESLRATLERRPDLLVNAELSPLDRKLLQEIRSE; from the coding sequence ATGCGTATTGATTTTATTTCGTTATTTCCCGAGATGTTTACCGGACCGCTCGGTCATAGTATTTTAAAGCGGGCTCAGGCCGGCGGGCTTATCTCTGTACAGGTGACCAACCCCCGGGATTTTACTTACGATAAACATCGTATTGTTGATGATTATCCCTTTGGGGGGGGATCAGGTATGGTTATGAAGCCTGAACCAATATTTCGTGCTGTGGAAAGTGTAGTTAATGCCAATAATACTCTAAATAAACGGGTAATATTAATGTGTCCGGGCGGTCAGGTTTTTGATCAGGCTAAAGCCCGGGAGCTGGCCGGCTATGAGCAGCTTGTCTTTGTTTGCGGCCATTATGAAGGCATTGATGCCCGGATTCGCCGGCATGTAGTTGATGAAGCCATTTCCATTGGTGATTATGTGCTGACAGGCGGTGAACTCCCGGCCATGGTGATTGCTGATGCTGTAGCCCGGATGATACCGGGTGTGCTTGGGGCCAATGATGGTGCTCAGCATGATTCGTTTTATAATGGTCTGCTGGAATATCCTCAATATACACGCCCGCGCGAGTTTAACGGCTGGGCGGTTCCCGATATTCTGCTTTCAGGCGACCATGCCAAAATTGAGACCTGGCGGCGTAAGGAATCGTTGCGGGCAACGCTGGAACGGCGGCCGGATTTGTTGGTTAACGCCGAGTTAAGTCCGCTTGACCGTAAGCTTTTGCAGGAAATAAGATCTGAATAG